From the genome of Aphelocoma coerulescens isolate FSJ_1873_10779 chromosome 26, UR_Acoe_1.0, whole genome shotgun sequence, one region includes:
- the CAMK1G gene encoding calcium/calmodulin-dependent protein kinase type 1G, with protein sequence MGRKEEDDSSSWKKQTSNIRTTFIFMEALGSGAFSEVFLVKQKSTGKLFALKCIKKSPLNRDSSLENEIAVLKKIKHENIVTLEDIYESTTHFYLVMQLVSGGELFDRILERGVYTEKDASLVIHQVLTAVKYLHENGIVHRDLKPENLLYLTPEENSKIMITDFGLSKMEQNGIMSTACGTPGYVAPEVLAQKPYSKAVDCWSIGVITYILLCGYPPFYEETESKLFEKIKEGYYEFESPFWDDISESAKDFIRHLLEKNPSARFTCEEALRHPWINGNTALHRDIYPSVSAQIQKNFAKSKWRQAFNAAAVVHHMKKLHMSGHGAAESSVPVTETSELPRPSSPTGTPPPAAPSGDKDTEHSPSQGYPNPPTQPEQDTGMGEEKLPSPPEEGPLPRDSSLALLDTHSPPEEGPLPRDSSLALPDTHSPPEEGPLPRDSSPALPDTHSPPEEGPLPRDSSPALPDTHSPPEEGPLPRDSSLALPDTHSPSGRSSCGCSPSCVGHERTKASSCSETALPKKSSKSHHFKSEVLVPMKTSKHSSHCGTGQTGVCLIM encoded by the exons ATGGGGCGCAAGGAAGAGGAtgacagcagctcctggaagaAGCAGACCAGCAACATCCGCACAACCTTCATTTTCATGGAGGCCCTGGGATC AGGTGCCTTCTCAGAGGTTTTCCTGGTGAAGCAGAAGAGCACTGGCAAGCTCTTTGCTCTGAAATGCATCAAGAAGTCTCCTCTCAACAGGGACAGCAGCTTGGAGAACGAAATAGCAGTGCTGAAAAA AATAAAGCACGAAAACATTGTGACTTTAGAAGATATTTATGAGAGCACAACCCACTTCTACCTGGTCATGCAGCT GGTGTCTGGGGGAGAGCTGTTTGACAGGATCCTGGAACGAGGCGTCTACACAGAGAAAGATGCGAGCCTGGTGATCCACCAGGTCCTGACAGCTGTCAAGTACCTCCACGAGAACGGGATTGTGCACCGGGACCTGAAG CCTGAGAACCTCCTTTACCTCACCCCTGAAGAGAACTCCAAAATCATGATCACGGATTTTGGCTTGTCAAAAATGGAGCAGAACGGGATCATGTCCACAGCCTGTGGGACTCCGGGATACGTGG CCCCCGAGGTGCTGGCCCAGAAGCCCTACAGCAAAGCCGTGGACTGCTGGTCCATCGGGGTCATCACCTACATCCT GCTCTGTGGGTACCCCCCTTTCTATGAAGAAACTGAATCCAAACTCTTTGAAAAGATTAAGGAAGGCTACTACGAGTTTGAGTCTCCGTTTTGGGACGATATCTCCGAGTCAG CCAAGGATTTCATCCGACATTTGCTGGAGAAGAACCCAAGCGCGAGGTTCACCTGTGAGGAAGCCCTGCGGCACCCGTG GATTAATGGAAATACAGCCCTTCACCGTGACATCTACCCATCTGTCAGTGCTCAGATCCAGAAAAACTTTGCAAAGAGCAAATGGAGG CAAGCCTTCAACGCTGCGGCCGTCGTGCACCACATGAAGAAGCTGCACATGAGCGGCCACGGGGCAGCTGAgagctctgtccctgtcacagagACCTCAGAGCTCCCCAGACCCAGCAGCCCCACGGGGACCCCCCCGCCAGCAGCGCCAAGCGGTGACAAGGACACAGAGCACAGCCCCTCACAGGGGTACCCAAACCCACCCACTCAGCCCGAGCAGGACACAGGAATGGGCGAGGAAAAGCTGCCAAGCCCCCCGGAGGAGGGacccctgcccagggacagcagcctggccctgctggacaCCCACAGCCCCCCGGAGGAGGGacccctgcccagggacagcagcctgGCCCTGCCGGACACCCACAGCCCCCCGGAGGAGGGacccctgcccagggacagcagcccgGCCCTGCCGGACACCCACAGCCCCCCGGAGGAGGGacccctgcccagggacagcagcccgGCCCTGCCGGACACCCACAGCCCCCCGGAGGAGGGacccctgcccagggacagcagcctgGCCCTGCCGGACACCCACAGCCCCTCGGGCAGGAGCTCctgtggctgcagcccctcctgtGTGGGCCACGAGAGGACAAAGGCGTCCTCCTGCTCCGAGACAGCGCTGCCCAAAAAGTCTTCAAAATCCCA